A genome region from Thermococcus gorgonarius includes the following:
- a CDS encoding restriction endonuclease, protein MRTMSWSADLIMRLPKDLLLDSISELLWRMGFKNYEKVSNERKWGADIVAIREDPIAGTEKLILLVHDRGLASSKDANFFAQNVDRHKAHKGVLVSPAGFTKDAKLLMSRDYLGRIIPWDGEKLASLLNNYGVKVPEGAEKFFTPEKEEKEVKLEEFELDAPLLYDFSHAELMKRVSEHLTRNYPVSPNEIELVSLSLELSTAYIVSWELTGTEKEGGKAIIFSKDDVVLNAEEDRELSTPLKKALLDERAVIRATERRIQNPVSPGEVALILKSLVAEKKGVSENHVSIIDRRKVYLPVMALMELKMGENRGEARVNLRTGEIDVSLEPLPEGYFLKKARSIVEKETGEKPEEINVKSGERKLKVLGKTRRFSFEVVFNPYTGKLVGLETLMSDEALEELLKSLYPSGEVLSLEKQEKKPLQICS, encoded by the coding sequence ATGAGGACAATGTCATGGAGCGCGGATCTTATCATGAGACTTCCAAAAGACCTCCTTCTGGATTCCATTTCGGAGCTTCTGTGGAGAATGGGGTTTAAGAACTACGAGAAGGTCTCAAATGAAAGAAAGTGGGGCGCTGACATAGTGGCCATCAGGGAAGATCCAATAGCGGGAACAGAAAAGCTCATCCTTTTAGTGCATGATAGGGGACTCGCAAGCTCAAAAGATGCCAACTTTTTCGCTCAGAACGTCGACAGACACAAGGCCCACAAGGGAGTCCTTGTTTCGCCCGCAGGGTTCACAAAGGACGCCAAGCTCTTGATGTCGCGGGACTACCTTGGCAGGATCATACCCTGGGATGGGGAAAAGCTCGCATCCCTGCTGAACAACTACGGTGTTAAAGTCCCGGAAGGGGCCGAAAAGTTTTTTACTCCGGAGAAGGAAGAGAAGGAGGTAAAACTGGAGGAATTCGAACTTGATGCACCCCTCCTCTACGATTTCTCACATGCAGAACTCATGAAGAGAGTTTCAGAGCATCTGACCAGGAATTACCCAGTTTCACCAAATGAGATAGAACTCGTTTCCCTTTCACTGGAACTTTCTACCGCTTACATTGTCTCTTGGGAACTCACGGGGACAGAAAAGGAGGGTGGAAAAGCCATAATCTTCTCAAAGGATGATGTCGTGCTGAACGCCGAGGAAGACAGAGAACTTTCCACACCGCTGAAAAAAGCTCTTCTCGATGAGAGAGCAGTAATACGGGCCACCGAGAGACGGATACAGAATCCGGTAAGTCCCGGCGAAGTTGCTCTGATCCTGAAAAGCCTCGTGGCTGAAAAGAAGGGGGTCTCAGAAAATCATGTGTCAATAATAGACAGAAGAAAGGTTTATCTGCCAGTAATGGCTCTTATGGAGCTTAAGATGGGAGAAAACAGGGGAGAGGCCAGGGTGAACCTCAGAACCGGTGAAATAGACGTTTCACTAGAACCGCTCCCCGAGGGATACTTTTTGAAAAAGGCAAGGAGTATCGTTGAGAAAGAAACCGGAGAAAAGCCTGAGGAAATCAACGTCAAGAGCGGCGAGAGAAAACTTAAAGTCCTGGGCAAGACGAGACGCTTTTCATTTGAGGTTGTTTTCAATCCCTATACCGGGAAGCTGGTTGGACTTGAAACTTTAATGAGCGACGAGGCCTTGGAAGAGCTTCTAAAGTCCCTCTATCCATCTGGGGAGGTACTGTCCCTCGAAAAACAAGAAAAGAAGCCGTTGCAGATCTGCTCGTAG
- a CDS encoding endonuclease III domain-containing protein yields MVTKSQSLSLEGFTFRESWEEKKKRAEKIVDLLIKTYPREKLLIGDPYRTLIHCIISQRMRDEVTYRVWEELFKRYRDIETIAATPIEEMQEFLRKQGVGLWKTKGEWIVKASQIILEKYGGKVPDDINELMKLPGIGRKCANIVLAYGFGKQAIPVDTHVNRISKRLGLAPPRVAPEKVEEYLVRLIPKEKWIYVNHAMVDHGRSICRPIRPKCDECPLRELCPYAKGLVTDDDIKGNGRRKG; encoded by the coding sequence ATGGTGACAAAATCACAATCATTGAGCCTTGAGGGATTTACTTTCCGGGAAAGCTGGGAAGAAAAGAAGAAAAGGGCCGAAAAAATTGTTGACCTGCTCATTAAAACCTATCCCCGGGAGAAGCTCCTCATAGGTGACCCCTACAGGACTCTAATCCACTGCATCATCTCCCAGCGCATGAGGGATGAAGTAACCTACCGCGTCTGGGAGGAGCTTTTCAAGCGCTATAGGGACATTGAGACGATAGCGGCAACTCCAATCGAGGAGATGCAGGAGTTCCTGAGAAAGCAGGGAGTTGGGTTGTGGAAGACGAAGGGCGAGTGGATCGTTAAGGCCTCCCAGATAATCTTGGAGAAGTACGGCGGGAAGGTTCCGGATGATATAAACGAGTTGATGAAGCTCCCTGGAATAGGGAGAAAGTGCGCCAACATAGTCCTAGCGTACGGCTTTGGGAAACAGGCTATACCAGTTGATACCCACGTTAACAGAATAAGCAAGCGCCTCGGCCTAGCTCCTCCCAGGGTTGCCCCCGAGAAGGTTGAGGAGTACTTGGTGAGGCTCATTCCCAAGGAGAAGTGGATATACGTCAACCACGCGATGGTTGACCACGGCAGGAGCATCTGCAGGCCGATAAGGCCAAAATGCGACGAATGCCCGCTGAGAGAGCTGTGTCCCTATGCCAAGGGCCTTGTAACGGACGACGACATAAAGGGAAACGGGAGAAGAAAAGGCTAA
- a CDS encoding HD domain-containing protein has product MGGKIIHDGIHGSMKISGVILDLVKTPEFQRLRNIKQLGLAYLVYPGANHTRFEHSLGAWNVARRLSDELNLEKDEGLILEIAALLHDIGHGPFSHTFESIYKHYVKEHDHMRLGQDIILGKIDITDGNGGGKIPEILEENGISPEEVSNLIFGKHPKKYLGQALHGDVDVDQIDYLIRDAHYTGVAHGIIDLERLLKVLTIHNGELVVEEKGVEAVEGMMVARSLMYSRVYFHHTVKIAEGMLTRALEFALEEGHLWDFWKMIDCRVLVELEDLEGFPSEIVKRIKYRDLYKAAVLESADSLNQEEKRTLLSAYRDVKKRQEIERALADAVGAKEGEVILEFSVADLMLSEPRLKATEIGVLLENGDVQPLTKVTPLANALKRRQTPRWAVMIASPAKYVSDLKRVWKKVIFG; this is encoded by the coding sequence ATGGGAGGAAAAATAATCCATGACGGGATTCACGGGAGTATGAAGATCTCAGGCGTTATCCTTGATCTCGTTAAAACGCCTGAGTTCCAAAGGCTGAGAAACATAAAACAGCTCGGCCTTGCCTATCTGGTTTACCCCGGGGCAAACCATACCCGTTTCGAGCACTCGCTCGGAGCCTGGAACGTTGCCAGAAGGCTAAGCGATGAACTAAACCTGGAGAAGGACGAAGGGCTGATCCTTGAAATAGCCGCGCTCCTCCACGACATCGGGCACGGGCCATTCAGCCACACCTTCGAGAGCATCTACAAGCACTACGTAAAGGAGCACGACCACATGCGCCTGGGCCAAGACATAATCCTTGGCAAAATCGACATAACCGATGGGAATGGCGGCGGAAAGATACCCGAGATCCTCGAAGAAAACGGGATTTCGCCGGAAGAGGTTTCCAACCTCATATTCGGAAAACACCCGAAGAAATACCTCGGCCAGGCCCTCCATGGCGACGTCGATGTCGACCAGATAGACTACCTCATCCGCGATGCCCACTACACCGGTGTTGCCCACGGGATAATTGACCTGGAGAGACTCCTTAAGGTTCTGACGATTCATAACGGTGAACTGGTGGTTGAGGAGAAAGGCGTTGAGGCCGTCGAGGGCATGATGGTGGCGCGCTCGCTTATGTATTCCCGCGTCTACTTCCACCACACTGTGAAGATAGCCGAGGGGATGCTTACCAGGGCTCTGGAGTTTGCCCTTGAAGAGGGCCACCTCTGGGACTTCTGGAAGATGATAGACTGCAGAGTCCTGGTAGAGCTGGAGGATCTCGAAGGATTTCCTTCAGAGATTGTAAAGAGGATAAAATACCGCGATCTCTACAAAGCGGCCGTTCTTGAGAGCGCAGATTCGCTTAATCAGGAAGAAAAGAGAACCCTACTATCCGCATACAGGGACGTTAAGAAGCGCCAGGAGATTGAGAGGGCCCTGGCAGATGCGGTTGGGGCGAAAGAGGGAGAGGTTATCCTTGAGTTCAGTGTAGCCGACCTGATGTTGAGCGAACCAAGGCTTAAGGCGACTGAAATAGGGGTTCTCCTTGAGAACGGCGATGTTCAGCCGCTGACGAAGGTTACCCCTCTGGCCAACGCCCTCAAGAGGCGCCAGACACCAAGGTGGGCGGTTATGATAGCATCGCCTGCCAAGTACGTCAGCGACCTGAAAAGGGTTTGGAAGAAGGTTATCTTCGGCTGA
- a CDS encoding DUF6849 domain-containing protein — protein MRVVLKPLFNVELPAGFEEILRSKLIKRELRTGETVEVDLLGKPLQFKVLLAEPSPLKVDSSTRIEVSTGEVSEITLDFGFDIQDAIPFKGGIVIVLGSEVRILNWKGQKVYSREFENLKKVRVAEGKVVVVHGDKITIIEP, from the coding sequence GTGAGGGTTGTGTTGAAGCCCCTCTTTAATGTCGAGCTCCCAGCCGGCTTCGAGGAAATACTCAGGTCAAAGCTGATAAAGAGAGAACTCAGAACCGGCGAAACCGTGGAGGTTGACCTGCTTGGAAAACCACTCCAGTTCAAGGTTCTCCTGGCCGAACCATCCCCGTTAAAAGTTGACAGCTCTACTAGAATCGAAGTCTCGACGGGGGAAGTGAGTGAGATAACGCTGGATTTTGGATTTGATATTCAAGATGCGATTCCATTTAAGGGCGGCATTGTGATCGTTCTTGGGAGCGAGGTTCGAATATTGAACTGGAAAGGACAAAAAGTTTATAGCAGAGAGTTCGAGAATCTGAAGAAGGTTAGGGTAGCCGAAGGAAAGGTGGTGGTAGTTCATGGTGACAAAATCACAATCATTGAGCCTTGA
- a CDS encoding transcriptional regulator, whose protein sequence is MEREKLIRTVSAIFRAAGFKTARIELRGGCFDVVASRLFFLLFVKVVGNIDTVSEEQANDLKRLSKVFGASPLIVGLRTKGGELEEGVVYERFGINALRPETLYQVLLEGELPVVFAERGGFYVRINGELLRALREKHGYSINELAQLLGVSRKSLQNYERGEQAVSLDVAIRMEEIFDEAIAEPIDILRARVEADLSSEPETPLEKEIFEKLEKLGMGVVKIKRAPFNALSKEDEFTILTGIDERKTKSTVRRAEMVAEVGRVIDSESFFVLERTKTEVVSEVPLIPKESLNTVRDVDELISMIEELKKSLKQAVAKDFSRR, encoded by the coding sequence ATGGAAAGGGAGAAACTCATCAGGACGGTCTCGGCAATATTCCGTGCGGCCGGCTTTAAGACCGCCCGCATCGAGCTTAGAGGGGGTTGCTTTGACGTAGTTGCGAGTAGGTTGTTCTTTCTCCTCTTCGTAAAGGTTGTGGGAAACATTGATACCGTTAGTGAGGAGCAGGCCAACGACTTGAAGAGACTTTCTAAAGTCTTTGGGGCATCTCCTTTAATAGTGGGCCTTAGAACGAAGGGCGGGGAACTTGAAGAGGGAGTTGTTTACGAAAGGTTTGGGATAAACGCCCTCAGGCCCGAAACTCTCTACCAGGTTCTCCTTGAGGGAGAACTGCCAGTAGTCTTCGCTGAGAGAGGCGGGTTTTACGTTAGGATCAATGGGGAGCTTTTGAGGGCTTTAAGGGAGAAGCATGGGTATTCCATAAACGAACTCGCCCAACTTCTCGGAGTTTCGAGAAAAAGCCTTCAGAACTATGAGAGAGGGGAGCAGGCCGTTTCCCTCGACGTTGCCATCAGGATGGAGGAAATTTTCGACGAGGCGATAGCAGAGCCTATAGACATACTACGGGCCAGGGTGGAGGCAGATCTCTCCTCTGAACCTGAAACACCGCTTGAAAAGGAAATATTTGAAAAGCTAGAGAAGCTTGGCATGGGGGTCGTCAAGATAAAGCGGGCCCCCTTCAACGCGCTTTCTAAGGAGGACGAGTTTACGATTCTGACCGGGATAGACGAGAGAAAGACCAAGTCCACTGTGAGGAGGGCAGAGATGGTGGCAGAGGTCGGCAGGGTGATAGACAGCGAAAGTTTCTTCGTTCTGGAGCGAACCAAAACGGAGGTTGTCTCCGAAGTGCCGCTGATACCCAAGGAGAGTCTAAACACAGTCAGGGATGTCGATGAGCTGATAAGCATGATTGAAGAACTGAAAAAAAGCCTGAAGCAGGCGGTTGCCAAGGATTTCAGCCGAAGATAA
- a CDS encoding phosphoglycerate kinase — translation MFRVDDLFYEEKTVFLRVDLNSPIEDGKITSDARFRAVIPTIKYLLNEGARLVIATHQSRPYNGDYTTTEEHAEILGKLLGQEVEYVEDIFGRYARERIRSLKAGEVLMLENLRFAAEEVFYKPLEECEKTFFVRKLSPLIDNVVNDAFASAHRSQPSLVGFARLKPMAMGLLMEREVTALEKAYERGERPRVYVLGGAKVDDSLKVAENVLRSGRADLILTGGLVSQVFTLAKGFNLGNANIEFLTKKGLLELVDWAERILDEFYPLIRTPVDFAIDYRGGRLEIDLLSEEKRLFDSYPIMDIGSRTVEKYREILLNAGTIVANGPMGVFEREEFAVGTVGVFRSIGESKAFSVVGGGHSITSIQKYGIKGISHISTGGGAMLSFFAGEKLPVLEALRISYEKFREKIKRKDRNL, via the coding sequence ATGTTCAGGGTCGATGATCTTTTTTACGAGGAAAAGACCGTGTTTCTGAGGGTTGATCTGAACTCACCAATCGAAGATGGGAAGATAACCAGTGATGCCCGCTTCCGTGCAGTCATTCCGACGATTAAATACCTCCTGAATGAGGGAGCAAGGCTGGTCATAGCCACACACCAGAGCAGGCCTTATAACGGAGACTACACGACGACGGAGGAGCACGCCGAAATACTGGGCAAGCTGCTGGGACAAGAAGTGGAATACGTTGAGGACATCTTTGGGAGATACGCCCGCGAACGTATACGCTCACTGAAGGCTGGAGAAGTTCTTATGCTGGAAAACCTCCGGTTCGCTGCGGAGGAGGTCTTCTACAAGCCGCTCGAGGAGTGCGAGAAAACGTTCTTTGTGAGAAAATTGTCCCCACTGATTGACAATGTTGTAAACGATGCCTTCGCCTCCGCCCATAGGAGTCAGCCCTCTCTGGTGGGCTTTGCCCGCCTAAAACCAATGGCCATGGGGCTTTTGATGGAAAGGGAGGTAACGGCCCTTGAGAAGGCCTACGAAAGGGGAGAAAGGCCGAGGGTGTACGTCCTTGGTGGGGCCAAGGTTGATGATTCGCTTAAGGTTGCGGAAAACGTCCTCAGAAGTGGAAGGGCCGACCTTATTTTGACCGGCGGGCTTGTAAGCCAGGTCTTCACTTTGGCCAAGGGCTTCAATCTCGGCAACGCGAACATTGAATTCCTGACAAAGAAGGGCCTTCTCGAACTCGTCGATTGGGCCGAAAGAATACTCGATGAATTCTACCCCCTGATAAGAACCCCCGTCGATTTTGCAATTGACTACAGGGGGGGAAGACTTGAAATCGACCTGCTAAGCGAGGAGAAGAGATTGTTTGATAGCTATCCGATCATGGATATTGGCTCTAGAACCGTTGAGAAGTACAGGGAGATACTGCTTAACGCAGGAACGATAGTGGCCAACGGACCAATGGGAGTGTTTGAGAGGGAGGAATTTGCCGTGGGAACCGTCGGAGTTTTCCGCTCCATTGGGGAGAGCAAGGCCTTCAGTGTTGTGGGGGGCGGCCACAGCATAACCAGCATTCAAAAGTACGGAATAAAGGGAATAAGTCATATCTCGACTGGAGGAGGTGCGATGCTTAGTTTCTTTGCGGGAGAAAAACTCCCGGTTCTGGAAGCGTTGAGAATAAGCTACGAGAAGTTCAGGGAAAAGATCAAGCGAAAAGACCGGAATTTGTGA